Below is a window of Shewanella khirikhana DNA.
GGCTCAGTGCAGCCCTTGCCTTTTTGGCAGGGGCTTCGACTTCTTTGGCCTTTGCCCCTTACGCTCTGTGGCCGATTTACCCCCTGGCCATCGCCTTTACCTTACTGCTTGGCCGTGAACATGGCCCCAAAGCCGCCTTCTGGCATTGGCTCAGTTTTGGTTTTGGCGCCTTTGTATTTGGGATCAGTTGGGTGCATGTCAGCATCGACCAATTCGGCGGTTTGCCGCTGCCTGTGTCGCTGTCATTGATGGGGCTGCTGGCCCTGTATCTGGCCCTCTATCCCGCCCTCGCCGGCGCCCTCTATGCCAGATTGAAAGGCGCAAGCCCTGTCTTTAACCTGCTCGGCCTGTTTCCGGCGCTGTGGATCTTAACGGAATTTTTGCGCGGCTGGATGCTCACCGGCTTCCCCTGGCTGTGGGCCGGTTACAGCCAAACCGACGGCCCCTTGTTGCCGCTTGCTCAGGTCATTGGCGTGCAGGGGATTGGCTTTGGGGTGCTGATTGTTGCCGGCGCGCTGGTGCTGCTTGCCCAACGTAGAATTGTCCCGCTGCTGGTACTGCTGCCTGTGCTGGCATTGTCTGTATGGGGAGCCATGCTCTCCTCGCCTATCGAGCGCAGCGGCGAGTCGGTTAAGGTTGCATTGGTGCAGGGCAATGTGCCCCAAAGCATGAAGTGGGAGCGAGAGCAGCTGTGGCCCACCATGGTTAAATACCTGGATTTAAGCCGACCACATCTGGATGCCGATATCATTCTGTGGCCAGAGGCGGCCATTCCGGCACCCGAGTATATGGTGCAGGAGTTTCTGGATAACGCCAACCGGGTGGCCAACTTAAACGACAGCGCCATCATCACGGGTATCATCAGCCGTCAAAACGAGCGCTGGTACAACTCGCTGATTGTACTCGGTAATCACAATGCCAAACAGCAGGACAGCCCGGACTACCTCAGTGGCAGTGGCAATGAATTCCGTAAACACCACCTGCTGCCCATCGGTGAATTTGTGCCGCTGGAGTCACTGCTGCGGCCACTGGCGCCCTTCTTTAATCTGCCGATGTCATCCTTTAACCGCGGCGACTACCAGCAGCCCAACCTGAAGGCGGCGGGTTTCTCATTCGCGCCGGCCATCTGCTATGAAATCGCCTTTCCGGAGCAGCTCAGAGCCAACTTCAGCGCAAATACCGACATGCTGCTGACCGTCTCCAACGACGCCTGGTTCGGTGCATCCAACGGCCCCCTGCAGCATATGGAAATCGCCCGTATGCGCTCGGCAGAGCTTGGCAGGCCGCTTATTCGCGCTACCAACAATGGCGTCACGGCGGTGGTGGATGAAAAGGGTCAAGTAACCCATCAGCTGCCCCAGTTTGAAACTGCTGTGCTGAGCGCCGAAGTGCCATTGGTAAAAGGGATCACCCTGTTTGCCAAATTCGGCCACCTGCCACTGCAACTGCTTTGTGGGTTGCTGCTGTTGCTTGCGCTGATACCCGCGCTGCTGCGCCGCCGCTCAGGCGCCTCCCCCGAGTAACATCCTGGCAAGAATGAATATAGAAGCGGCCCCCGAGGCCGCTTTTTCTTTACCGTCTTCTATCTGGTTTATTTTGCGTTTTAGGCATCCTTTTCTAGTCTTAAAAGAGGTGTGCCCGCAGCCGGAGAAACACGGACATGTTTGCCGATAAACACATCGTCGTAATCGATGATTCTGAAGCCATCCTGATGGTCATGAAAACTATGCTGAGCCGCTTGGGGTTTGAGCATATCACCGCCATGACCTCGGCCTATAAAGCGCTGGACCTCATTGC
It encodes the following:
- the lnt gene encoding apolipoprotein N-acyltransferase, with product MTRIAGSRRLSAALAFLAGASTSLAFAPYALWPIYPLAIAFTLLLGREHGPKAAFWHWLSFGFGAFVFGISWVHVSIDQFGGLPLPVSLSLMGLLALYLALYPALAGALYARLKGASPVFNLLGLFPALWILTEFLRGWMLTGFPWLWAGYSQTDGPLLPLAQVIGVQGIGFGVLIVAGALVLLAQRRIVPLLVLLPVLALSVWGAMLSSPIERSGESVKVALVQGNVPQSMKWEREQLWPTMVKYLDLSRPHLDADIILWPEAAIPAPEYMVQEFLDNANRVANLNDSAIITGIISRQNERWYNSLIVLGNHNAKQQDSPDYLSGSGNEFRKHHLLPIGEFVPLESLLRPLAPFFNLPMSSFNRGDYQQPNLKAAGFSFAPAICYEIAFPEQLRANFSANTDMLLTVSNDAWFGASNGPLQHMEIARMRSAELGRPLIRATNNGVTAVVDEKGQVTHQLPQFETAVLSAEVPLVKGITLFAKFGHLPLQLLCGLLLLLALIPALLRRRSGASPE